The proteins below come from a single Oxyura jamaicensis isolate SHBP4307 breed ruddy duck chromosome 1, BPBGC_Ojam_1.0, whole genome shotgun sequence genomic window:
- the LOC118160414 gene encoding T-cell receptor-associated transmembrane adapter 1 isoform X2 — translation MYKDYEDNSPSYDGQYTEDDPVYGNLSQEILEECCYEQMKSQPQMPVNELQVEPEHQMCYASLDHSVKGKRRKPRRKKDPSLEDEERSSKPTIITSKVSIYLNSDQLAAENTVNIEAIHDDPIRLMGLIHTSNGENI, via the exons ATGTATAAAGACTATGAAGACAACAGTCCAAG CTATGATGGCCAATACACAGAAGATGACCCAGTTTATGGCAATCTCAGTCAAGAAATTTTAG AGGAATGTTGCTACGAGCAGATGAAGTCCCAGCCTCAAATGCCAGTTAACGAACTACAG GTGGAGCCTGAGCATCAGATGTGTTATGCCTCACTTGATCACAGCGTCAAGGGAAAACGCAGAAaaccaaggagaaaaaaagacccTTCATTAGAGGATGAAGAAAGATCATCCAAACCCACCATTATCACTTCAAAAGTTAGCATTTACCTCAACAGTGATCAGCTGGCTGCTGAAAATACAGTAAACATAGAAGCCATTCATGATGATCCCATAAGATTAATGGGTTTAATTCATACATCAAATGGAGAGAACATCTGA
- the LOC118160414 gene encoding T-cell receptor-associated transmembrane adapter 1 isoform X1, with product MECHPSVWGVLAFLSLALIVSLILNISHYMKKKQETKMYKDYEDNSPSYDGQYTEDDPVYGNLSQEILEECCYEQMKSQPQMPVNELQVEPEHQMCYASLDHSVKGKRRKPRRKKDPSLEDEERSSKPTIITSKVSIYLNSDQLAAENTVNIEAIHDDPIRLMGLIHTSNGENI from the exons ATGGAATGCCACCCTTCTGTCTGGGGAGTTTTGGCCTTTCTGAGTCTGGCTCTGATTGTTTCATTGATACTGAATATTTCACACTAcatgaaaaagaagcaagaaa CTAAAATGTATAAAGACTATGAAGACAACAGTCCAAG CTATGATGGCCAATACACAGAAGATGACCCAGTTTATGGCAATCTCAGTCAAGAAATTTTAG AGGAATGTTGCTACGAGCAGATGAAGTCCCAGCCTCAAATGCCAGTTAACGAACTACAG GTGGAGCCTGAGCATCAGATGTGTTATGCCTCACTTGATCACAGCGTCAAGGGAAAACGCAGAAaaccaaggagaaaaaaagacccTTCATTAGAGGATGAAGAAAGATCATCCAAACCCACCATTATCACTTCAAAAGTTAGCATTTACCTCAACAGTGATCAGCTGGCTGCTGAAAATACAGTAAACATAGAAGCCATTCATGATGATCCCATAAGATTAATGGGTTTAATTCATACATCAAATGGAGAGAACATCTGA